The genomic segment CGATGACCACGGCGTTCGTTTCGGCCCTCACCGGCATCCCCGTGCGCGGCGATGTGGCGATGACCGGCGAAATCACGCTGCGCGGCGAAGTCACGGCCATTGGTGGCCTGAAGGAAAAACTGCTGGCCGCATTGCGCGGCGGCATCAAGACCGTGCTGATCCCCCAGGAAAATGTCAAGGACTTGCAGGAAATTCCGGACAACGTCAAAAACGGCCTGGAGATCGTGCCCGTGCGCTGGATCGACAAGGTGCTGGAAGTGGCGCTGGAACGCAAGCCCGTGCCGCTGACAGACGAAGAAGTGACCGTGATGGTCGCCGCCGCTGCGGCAGACAAGACCGTGGCCGCAGCGGTGCTCACCGATGGCCTGAAGCATTGACGCCCCATTTTTTCCAGGCACCCCAAAAAAACACGCTACAATCGAAGCCATCGCGGCCAACTGCATTTACAATGCAAGGCTTCGGTAGAGCGCTGGCGATCAGCGCGAGACCTGCGGGAGTAGCTCAGTTGGTAGAGCGCAACCTTGCCAAGGTTGAGGTCGAGAGTTCGAGACTCTTTTCCCGCTCCAATTTCCAAGCAAGGGAAGCAACCGCTTCCCTTCTTTTTTTGTCAGAGGAGCCTGGTTTCGGCGCGGTAGCAAAGCGGTTATGCCCCGGATTGCAAATCCGGTCAGTCCGGTTCGACTCCGGACCGCGCCTTTCAGATCCACACGGACGCCTGTGTTGCAGCACACGACGGTTCTCACCGATACCGCAGTCCGTCCAGCCCAGCCTCGATCGCAAGAATCGCGCGCCCCGCTCCACGGCCCCGTTGACCCGTCGCTGCATGTGCACGCGCGAAGTGGCATCCGGACCAGGGCAGACCGCGACACCGGCCGATAGCCACAGGCAGGAACGCAACGCAGCGGCTGCGCCATGGAACAATGGCTTTTTGCAGCCCGCCACGCTTGGCTGCTTGCCGCACCCCGATTCAGCCCGCGCACTGCAGACTCCCCCGAATGCCCGCTCCATCCCCGACCCCCCTGACCCATATCCGCCCCGATGTGCGCGCCATGCGCGCATACCATGTGCAGCCGGCCACCGGCATGCTCAAGATGGACGCGATGGAAAACCCGTTCCGGCTGCCGGCCGATCTGCAAACCGCGCTCGGCCAGCGCCTGGGCGCTCTGGCGCTCAACCGCTACCCGAGCGACGCGCGCCTGGCCGAGCTGCAGGCCGCGCTGGCGCGCTACGCCGGCCTGCCCGAAGGCCATCGCATCATGCTCGGCAATGGCTCGGACGAACTCATCGCGCTGCTGGCCCTGGCCTGCGCCCGGCCCGGCAGCGGCGAGCGCCCCGGCGTGCTGGCTCCGCTGCCCGGCTTTGTGATGTATGCGTTGAGCGCGCAATTGCAGGGCCTGGACTTCGTCGGCGTGCCGCTGACGGCCGATTTCGAGCTGGACGAGCCGGCGATGCTGGCCGCCATCGCCCGGCACCGGCCCGCGCTCACCTACATCGCCTACCCCAACAACCCCACGGCCACGCTGTGGGACGAAGGCGCGGTGCAGCGCATCATCGACGCGGTCGGCACGCAGGGCGGCATCGTGGTGATGGATGAAGCCTATCAGCCCTTTGCCTGCCGTAGCTGGATCGGGCGCCTGCACGCCGAACCCGGGCGCAATGCCCATGTGCTGCTGATGCGCACGCTCAGCAAGTTCGGCCTGGCCGGTGTGCGCCTGGGCTACCTGATCGGCCCGGCGGCCCTGGTCAACGAGATCGACAAGGTGCGCCCGCCCTACAACGTGAACCTGCTCAGTTGCGAAACCGCGCTGTTTGCGCTCGAACATGCCCCGGTGTTCGCCGCCCAGGCGGCCGAACTGCGCACCCAGCGCGACCTGCTGATCGGTGCGCTGCGCCAGTTGCCCGGCATCGCAAAATGCTGGGACAGCCAGGCCAACATGGTGCTGGTGCGGGTGGCCGATGCCAGCCGCACCTACGAGGGCATGAAAACCCTGAAGGTCTTGGTCCGGAACGTTTCTACAATGCACCCCTTGCTGAGCAACTGCCTGCGCCTGACGGTCGGCAGTGCCGACGACAACGCACAAATGCTGGCTGCACTCCAGGCCTCTTCATGACCTCCTCCGCCCTCGTGCCCTCGGGCCTGCCCGGTTCGCTCGACCGCATCGCCGAGGTCAGCCGCAACACCGCCGAGACCCGCGTCAGCGTGCGCGTCAACCTCGACGGCACCGGCCAGGCCAAGCTGCGCACCGGCATCGGTTTCTTTGACCATATGCTCGATCAAACCGCCCGCCACGGGCTGATCGACCTGGATGTCGACTGCGCCGGCGACCTGCACATCGACGGCCACCACACGGTCGAGGACGTGGGCATCACGCTGGGCCAGGCGCTGGCGCGGGCCATGGGCGACAAAAAAGGCATCTGCCGCTACGCCCATGCCTATGTGCCGCTGGACGAGGCGCTCTCGCGCGTGGTGGTCGATATCTCGGGCCGCCCGGGGCTGCACCTGCATATCCCGTTCAGCGCCGGCCGCATTGGCGACTTCGACACCCAACTGACCCACGAATTCTTCCAGGGCTTCGTGAACCACGCGGGCATCACGCTGCACATCGACAACCTCAAGGGCGTCAACGCGCACCACCAGTGCGAGTCCGTGTTCAAGGCCTTTGCCCGCGCGCTGCGCGCGGCGCTCGAACGCGACCCCCGCTCGGCGGGCCGCATCGCCTCGACCAAAGGCTCTTTGTAAAGTGCTGTGAACCGTGTTGATTTCCGTGATTGAATCCGGGCACTGAGCGCTTTCGACACACGCTGGCTGCCATGAATACGCAAGCAAAAACCGTCGCCGTGGTGGACTACGGCATGGGCAACCTGCGCTCGGTCGCGCAGGCCGTGCAGGCCGCCGCCCAGGGCACGGGCTGGACCGTCGTGGTCACGCAGCGCCCGGAGGTCGTGCGCGCCGCGCAGCGCGTCGTGCTGCCCGGCCAGGGCGCCATGCCCGACTGCATGCATGAATTGCGTGCCTCGGGCCTGCAACCGGCGGTGCTCGAAGCCGCCGCCAGCAAGCCCCTGTTCGGCATCTGCGTGGGCATGCAGATGCTGCTCGAGCACAGTGCCGAGGGCGACACGCCCGGCCTCGGGTTGATCCGCGGCGTGGTGCGCCGATTCGATCTGAGCGGCCAAACCCAGCCTGACGGCAGCCGCTACAAGGTGCCCCAGATGGGTTGGAACCAGGTGCGCCAGATGGCGCACGGCGGCGCCGTCCACCCCTTGTGGGCGGCGGTGCCCGACGACAGCCATTTCTACTTCGTGCACAGCTTGTATGCCATCCCGCAATCTGCGGCCCATTGCGCCGGGCAGGCCGACTATGGCGGCTGGTTTGCCGCCGCGATTGCACGCGATAATATTTTTGCCACGCAATTTCACCCGGAAAAGAGTGCCGAGCACGGCCTGACTCTGTACCGCAATTTTCTGCACTGGAACCCCTGACCCTTTCAACCTCGTTCGGGCCGAGTTCCGTCTCGCCCTTTTCCACCCGAACCCACCATGCTGCTCATCCCCGCCATCGATCTCAAGGACGGTCATTGCGTGCGCCTCAGGCAAGGCGATATGGACCAATCCACCACCTTTGGGGAAAACCCCGCTGCGATGGCGCGCCAATGGATCGACGCCGGCGCCCGGCGCCTGCACCTGGTGGACCTGAACGGCGCCTTGGCCGGCATGCCCAAGAACTACGGCGCCATCAAATCCATCCTCAAGGAGGTGGGCGACGACATTCCGGTGCAGCTCGGCGGCGGCATCCGCGACCTGGACACCATCGAAAAATACATCGATGGCGGCCTGCGCTACGTCATCATCGGCACTGCTGCGGTGAAGAATCCCGGCTTTCTGAAAGACGCCTGCAGCGCCTTTGGCGGCCACATCATCGTCGGGCTCGACGCCCGGGACGGCAAGGTGGCCACGGACGGCTGGAGCAAGCTCACCGGCCACGGAGTGGTCGACCTGGCCCGAAAGTTCGAGGACTGGGGCGTAGAGTCCATCATCTACACCGACATCGGCCGCGACGGCATGCTCTCGGGCATCAACATCGACGCCACGGTCGCGCTCGCGCAGGCGCTGAGCATCCCCGTGATCGCCTCGGGCGGCCTGTCGGGCATGGCCGACATCGAGCAACTGTGCGCCGTGCAGGACGAGGGCATAGAAGGCGTGATCTGCGGCCGCGCGATCTACAGCGGCGACCTGGACTTTGCCGCAGCACAGGCGCGCGCCGATGAAATGGGTTGACTGTCCTTGCCAAGCCGCCGCAGGCTGCCCTCCTGCCGGAGCGGCTGCCGCAGGCTGCCCTCGCGTCGAAATCTGCCGCAGGCAGACCCCCTGCCCCGATGCCGCCTGCGGCTGCATCGATCCAACCGGTGACCTGGCTTGCTGACCAAACGCATCATTGCCTGTCTGGACGTGACCGGTGGCCGTGTGGTCAAGGGCGTCAACTTCGTCGGACTGCGCGACGCCGGGGATCCGGTCGCGGTCGCTGCGCGCTACAACGCCCAGGGGGCCGACGAGCTTGCCTTTTTGGACATCACCGCCACCAGCGACGAGCGCGACCTGATCCTGCCCATCATCGAGGCCGTGGCCAGCCAGGTGTTCATCCCGCTGACCGTCGGCGGCGGTGTGCGCACGCAGGCGGATGTGCGCCGCCTGCTCAACGCGGGCGCGGACAAGGTCAGCTTCAACTCGGCCGCGATTGCCGACCCGCAGGTGATCGATACCGCATCCGCCAAGTACGGCGCGCAGTGCATCGTGGTCGCCATCGACGCGCGGCGCCGCTCGGCCGAGGAGTCCCGGCGCATCACCGCCGGG from the Verminephrobacter eiseniae EF01-2 genome contains:
- a CDS encoding pyridoxal phosphate-dependent aminotransferase, translating into MPAPSPTPLTHIRPDVRAMRAYHVQPATGMLKMDAMENPFRLPADLQTALGQRLGALALNRYPSDARLAELQAALARYAGLPEGHRIMLGNGSDELIALLALACARPGSGERPGVLAPLPGFVMYALSAQLQGLDFVGVPLTADFELDEPAMLAAIARHRPALTYIAYPNNPTATLWDEGAVQRIIDAVGTQGGIVVMDEAYQPFACRSWIGRLHAEPGRNAHVLLMRTLSKFGLAGVRLGYLIGPAALVNEIDKVRPPYNVNLLSCETALFALEHAPVFAAQAAELRTQRDLLIGALRQLPGIAKCWDSQANMVLVRVADASRTYEGMKTLKVLVRNVSTMHPLLSNCLRLTVGSADDNAQMLAALQASS
- the hisB gene encoding imidazoleglycerol-phosphate dehydratase HisB, whose product is MTSSALVPSGLPGSLDRIAEVSRNTAETRVSVRVNLDGTGQAKLRTGIGFFDHMLDQTARHGLIDLDVDCAGDLHIDGHHTVEDVGITLGQALARAMGDKKGICRYAHAYVPLDEALSRVVVDISGRPGLHLHIPFSAGRIGDFDTQLTHEFFQGFVNHAGITLHIDNLKGVNAHHQCESVFKAFARALRAALERDPRSAGRIASTKGSL
- the hisH gene encoding imidazole glycerol phosphate synthase subunit HisH: MNTQAKTVAVVDYGMGNLRSVAQAVQAAAQGTGWTVVVTQRPEVVRAAQRVVLPGQGAMPDCMHELRASGLQPAVLEAAASKPLFGICVGMQMLLEHSAEGDTPGLGLIRGVVRRFDLSGQTQPDGSRYKVPQMGWNQVRQMAHGGAVHPLWAAVPDDSHFYFVHSLYAIPQSAAHCAGQADYGGWFAAAIARDNIFATQFHPEKSAEHGLTLYRNFLHWNP
- the hisA gene encoding 1-(5-phosphoribosyl)-5-[(5-phosphoribosylamino)methylideneamino]imidazole-4-carboxamide isomerase, which gives rise to MLLIPAIDLKDGHCVRLRQGDMDQSTTFGENPAAMARQWIDAGARRLHLVDLNGALAGMPKNYGAIKSILKEVGDDIPVQLGGGIRDLDTIEKYIDGGLRYVIIGTAAVKNPGFLKDACSAFGGHIIVGLDARDGKVATDGWSKLTGHGVVDLARKFEDWGVESIIYTDIGRDGMLSGINIDATVALAQALSIPVIASGGLSGMADIEQLCAVQDEGIEGVICGRAIYSGDLDFAAAQARADEMG
- the hisF gene encoding imidazole glycerol phosphate synthase subunit HisF; translation: MLTKRIIACLDVTGGRVVKGVNFVGLRDAGDPVAVAARYNAQGADELAFLDITATSDERDLILPIIEAVASQVFIPLTVGGGVRTQADVRRLLNAGADKVSFNSAAIADPQVIDTASAKYGAQCIVVAIDARRRSAEESRRITAGGRAIGPGWDVYSHGGRRNTGLDALAWAVEMQRRGAGEILLTSMDRDGTRIGFDLELTRAVSDAVGLPVIASGGVGTLDHLADGIQTGGADAVLAASIFHYGEYTVGQAKQHLAGRGIAVRR